The following are from one region of the Zymoseptoria tritici IPO323 chromosome 13, whole genome shotgun sequence genome:
- the MgFAE3 gene encoding putative ferulic acid Esterase/Feruloyl esterase (Ferulic Acid Esterase/Feruloyl Esterase (Signal P secreted)), whose translation MWRFISLVLGLTAVASSQHEYSNPSINCSDLSSSFVRENVTIHFADFVAAGTNITLDQTGLLAECERPSQVALVDLCRIAMNVTTSARSEIYMEAWLPSNWTGRFLATGNGGLGGCVQYEDVAYGASLGFATVGSNNGHQGTRGLAFYQNADIVEDFSYRSILTETLVGKAITSAYYAKPHKKSYYIGCSTGGRQGFKMAQSFPTLFDGIVAGAPALSFNNLSSWSGHFYPITGSPDSPSYLPPSLWAAVHTEILTQCDGLDGVEDGILEDPSLCHYKPVSLLCRTNQSSTPTAPCLTAPQVLTVSAVLADYHGENGALIFPRMQPGTELSAPYIYYNGQGFQYTLDWMRYAILQDPSWDAATLNSTYAAISDLINPSDIETWNGDLGPFRDHGGKILHYHGLADAIITSDNSPRYYEHVATTMNASPADLDEFYRFFRVGGMGHCAGGDGAWDIGQGAGGSTDPERNVLTRMVRWVEEGAEAAPEVLVGTKFVNDTAELGVELERKHCKWPLRNLCVDPGNYKSPEAWECVP comes from the coding sequence ATGTGGCGGTTCATCTCTCTGGTACTAGGCCTCACAGCTGTCGCAAGCAGCCAACACGAGTACTCGAATCCATCGATAAACTGCAGTGACCTCTCATCCAGCTTCGTCCGCGAGAATGTCACCATACACTTCGCAGACTTCGTTGCTGCCGGCACGAATATCACACTTGACCAGACTGGGCTTCTCGCCGAATGCGAGCGACCATCTCAAGTTGCTCTTGTCGACCTCTGCCGCATCGCAATGAACGTCACAACCTCAGCACGCTCGGAGATCTACATGGAAGCCTGGCTCCCCAGCAACTGGACCGGTCGATTCCTCGCAACCGGCAACGGTGGCCTCGGAGGCTGCGTACAGTACGAAGACGTCGCCTACGGAGCATCTCTCGGATTCGCAACCGTAGGATCCAACAACGGCCATCAAGGCACCCGCGGTCTAGCTTTCTACCAAAACGCAGACATCGTCGAAGACTTCTCTTACCGCTCCATCCTCACCGAAACCCTTGTCGGCAAAGCCATCACCTCCGCCTACTACGCCAAACCCCACAAAAAGTCCTACTACATCGGCTGTTCCACCGGCGGTCGGCAAGGCTTCAAAATGGCCCAGTCCTTCCCCACCCTCTTCGACGGCATCGTCGCCGGCGCTCCTGCCTTATCATTCAACAACCTCTCCTCCTGGTCCGGCCACTTCTACCCCATCACCGGCTCCCCCGACTCCCCTTCCTACCTCCCACCCTCCCTCTGGGCCGCCGTCCACACCGAAATCCTCACCCAATGCGACGGCCTCGACGGGGTGGAAGACGGCATCCTCGAAGACCCCTCCCTCTGCCACTACAAACCCGTCTCCCTCCTATGCCGCACCAACCAATCCTCCACCCCCACCGCGCCCTGCCTCACCGCACCCCAAGTCCTCACCGTCTCCGCCGTACTCGCAGACTACCACGGCGAAAACGGCGCTCTCATCTTCCCCCGCATGCAACCGGGCACCGAACTCTCCGCGCCGTACATCTACTACAACGGCCAAGGTTTCCAATACACCCTCGACTGGATGCGCTACGCCATCCTGCAAGACCCATCCTGGGACGCCGCTACCCTGAACAGCACTTACGCCGCCATCTCCGACCTCATCAATCCCTCTGACATCGAAACCTGGAACGGCGACCTCGGCCCCTTCCGTGATCACGGCGGGAAAATCCTCCACTACCACGGTCTCGCGGACGCCATCATCACGTCGGATAATAGTCCACGATACTACGAACACGTCGCGACGACCATGAACGCCAGTCCCGCGGATCTGGATGAGTTTTACCGTTTCTTCCGAGTGGGAGGTATGGGGCATTGTGCGGGTGGAGATGGGGCGTGGGATATTGGACAGGGAGCGGGGGGATCCACGGATCCAGAGAGGAATGTCTTGACGAGGATGGTGCggtgggtggaggagggagcggaGGCGGCTCCGGAGGTGCTGGTGGGGACGAAGTTTGTGAATGATACGGCGGAGTTGGGGGTGGAGCTTGAGAGGAAGCATTGTAAGTGGCCGTTGAGGAATTTGTGTGTGGATCCGGGGAATTATAAGAGTCCTGAGGCGTGGGAGTGTGTTCCGTGA